The Candidatus Omnitrophota bacterium genomic sequence TCATATTCTTGCGCAACTCAAACACCCTCTCTCTATCTCTCATAATATACCTCATCTTTCCACCTCCATAATTTACCTTAAAAACAAACAAAAAACAAAAAGAGAATAAAAACTTTGTGCACACATATCGTGGATAATGCAGAAAAGTTAGTCATTCAAAAAGTTAGTATTAGTGCCTTGACGCTCATTATTATGTAATGTATACTTGTATTAAGTTGGGGGAGATATTTTTTTTGAACACTAATTAAAAAAATTTATAAAGTTTATAAGGTGACGCTATGAGGGAAGTTATATTCAAAAACTTATGGTCGGTGCAAACGCACAAAAAAGACATCTTATTAAAAGAGATGTTTGAGCGGGACGGTGTTGTCGCTAAGACCGAAAGAAGGTCTTTCTATTTTATAAAGGATGTCACGCATCTTAAAAGCGATGACGAGCTTAACAAGTGGGTAAATGTACAGGACAATAAAAGCGAGCCTATCAAAAGACATTTTCATATAATGAAAGAACATAGCGATCTAAGTGGTACCGATAGGTTTATGTGTAAAATTCTTGGCACATTCTATGCTGTCGTCGACAAAGATGTATATACGATAGCTTTTTTGCATTCTTTTAAAGTAAGTTTTGCCAAAAACTCACTGATAAAATAGCAGGAGGTGCCGCATGCCGTACACCGCAACAAGAAGGCTGCATCATATTTCGGGCAGGAAAGTATCGAAATATGCGATGTATAGAAAAGCGAGAAGGATGTGTAATGAGATAAACTCAAAACTATCTTTTTTGGAGTCCAAATTTCTGAAAAGCAGGCTCCATAACGTATAAAACAGGAGGATAGGTTAAAAAGCGAGCCGCCGCAGCGCGTTTTACGCTGCGGCGGCTATATTTATGCGCAATTTCCCGCTGCCTTGACAATGATATCATTATATGATATACTTATTAAACTTTTTATCCCCAAAGGCTATCTTATGCAAATATTGTCCAGAATAAACTGGGTAGACATCGTTGTCTTAATTCTAATGGTTAGAATAAGTTACGTAGCTTTTATGGACGGTTTGAGCCATGAGATATTTCCATTTTTTGGCACCGTAGCGGTATTTATATTAAGCCTGCATTACTATACAGGGCTTGGTGAGGCCATTTCGCAGAACCTGGGCAATATGCCGGCCGAGGTGTCAAACTGCCTGGCGTTCATAATACTGGTCGTGACGCTTGGGTTCATTATAAAGTTCATAAAGATCATTCTTGACAAGATGGTCAAGGTCCAGTGGCATCCGGTGATAGAGAAATTTGGCGGATTGTTTGTGGGTATACTGAAGGCTTATGTGATTATCGCGATGATTGTTACTATTTTGGCACTTATACCATTGTCATATCTTCAATGGTCGGTAAAGGAAAGGTCGCTTACGGGTAAGTATATATTAATGGCAGGCCCCGAAATTCACGGAAAAGCTAAAGTTTTTTTATCGGATAATTCTACCATTCCCAAAAAAGCTCCCCCCAAAAAATAGCTTTCATAAATAATAAGAGTCAGAAAAGGTTAAGAAAGTAAGGAGAGTTAAGATGAAATTAATAGACATCTATAGACTTGCCATCAAA encodes the following:
- a CDS encoding CvpA family protein, with the protein product MQILSRINWVDIVVLILMVRISYVAFMDGLSHEIFPFFGTVAVFILSLHYYTGLGEAISQNLGNMPAEVSNCLAFIILVVTLGFIIKFIKIILDKMVKVQWHPVIEKFGGLFVGILKAYVIIAMIVTILALIPLSYLQWSVKERSLTGKYILMAGPEIHGKAKVFLSDNSTIPKKAPPKK